DNA from Phycisphaerae bacterium:
AGGCGGAGTTCGAGGCGTTCGTCACGGAGCACCAGCGGCTGCTGGCGCCGACGCCGGTCCGGTATCTACCGGGGGTGGCCAAGTCCTGGTCGTGCGGCCGGCTTTCGACGGAGGCCTTTCTGGCCCAGGTCGGCGTGGCACTCGAAAGCGGCGCCAACGGCCTGTGCATCTTCGCGAACTGGGGAATGACGGAAGCGGATTTCCGGGGACTTGAGTCGCTCTGACGGATCGGACCGACCAAGGCCAAGTGTTTTAATCGAAGCATCATTGCTGCTTATAATTCACCCCCTGTTGGCATCGGAACTCTGCAACTGGAGTTGGAGTTTGGACGATAAGGGAGATACAATCTGCTTTCGACGACAGAGGCTGTGAAACCGGCGGAGCCGGGTGAAGACGTCATGGAGGATATGGGGTTGGGAATACACCAGACAGGCGAAGGCTCGGGAAAGAACTCCACGATGAATCACAGGAAAACTGCTTTTATATTAGTTGGTTTATTTGTGGGCACGCTGGTTTCGGGCTGTGTGGTGCCTCAGCCTCGCGGCGAGGGGACGCGGTTCTTGCTGAGGGAGCCGCAGAGCAAGCGGGCGTATTACATCTATCTGCCCGAGGGTTACACGCCGTCGCAGGTCTGGCCGGTGGTGTTGAGCCTGCATGGGATGAAGCCTTTCGACCACGCCGAGTCGCAGGAGTTGGAGTGGGAAAGCGTGGCGGACAAGTACAAGATGATCGTGGTGGCTCCGGACCTGGCGAATTCGGATCTGTTGATGGAGTATCCGCTCAAGAACGTTGCCAAGAGCAGCGTTCAGAAAGACGAGCGGATCGTGGTGCGGATTCTTCAGGATTTGATCAAGCGTTGCAGCGTGGATGAGACCAAGATTTTCGCGACGAGTTGGTCGTCGGGCGGGTATCTGCTGCACTACATCGTGGGCAACAATCCGGAGTTGTTCGCTGGGCTGTGCGCGCGGGGGAGTTGTTTTTCGCTGGAGGCGATGGAGAAGATTCCGGCGGCGAAGATCAAGAAGTTGGAGGAGCGTCAGACGCCGGTGATGATCTACTACGGCAGCAACGACATCCCGGTGGTGCGGAAGGAGTCGGCGGAGGCGGTGGAGTGGTACAAGAAGCGTGGGATTCCGGTGAAGGTGGACGTGGTCCGCGGGGGCGGGCATGAGCGGGTGCCGGACCTGGCTGCGGCTTTCTTCGCCAGCCACGGCGGGACGGCCAAGGCCGCGGAGACCGTGGAAATCGTAGCCAGCTACGAACGAGGGATCGCCCCCTTCTGGGTGAACTTTCGGGCCAAACTTCCGGACATCGATCGGCGGGACTACGACAAATACCGGTTCGCCTGGTACATCAACGGCAAGCTTCAGGGGACCGAGCCGACGCTCTTCGCGACGCTCTACAAACCGGATCAGTACGTGGTGTCGCTCGAGGTGATCAGCCCGGCGAACCGCCGGTTTGAGGCGGCCAAGACGGTGCACGTGCTGCCGCGGCAGGTGGCCACGCAGTAAGAGAGGCTTCCGTCCGGCAAGCCCTCTGGTTGTCCATTTCCCGTGCGTTTATCCTTTGATGGCGTCGGCGATGGATTCGTCGATGACGCGGAGGGCTTCGAGGACGGCCTCTTCGGTGATGCAGAGGGGCGGGCAGATTTTAACGCTGTTGCCGCCGAAGCCGACGGGGGCGAAGAACATCACGCCGCGTTCGATGCAGCCGCGAACGATATTCCACGCGGCGTCCGGATCGGCCTGCTCGGTGCCGGATTTGACCATCTGCAAAGCGGCGACCAGGCCGCGGCCGTGGGCGGCTCCGATGTGTTTGGGATACTTGCCCTGCAGTTCGCAGACGCCGCTCTGGAGGACCTCGCCGACGGCGGCGGCGTTATCGACCAGCCGTTCCTTGAGGATCAGCTCGATGTTGGCCAGGGCGGCTGCGCAGCAGATGGGGTTGCCGGTGTGCGTGCTGGTCATCGAACCGGGGCCGTAGAGGTTCATGATGTCGGTCTTGCCGAGGACGGCGGAGATGGGCAGCGAACTGGAGATGCCCTTGCCGCAACAGATCAGATCGGGCAGGACTCCGTAGCGCTCGAAGCCCCAGAACGTGCCGCAACGACCGAAGCCGGCTTGGACTTCGTCGGCGATCATGACGGCTCGGTGACGGTCGCACCAGCGGCGAAGCTCCTGCATGTACTTTGGCGGGGCGAAATCGGCGCCGCCGCCCTGGTAGGTCTCGCCGATCACGCCGGCCACGCGGTCGGGGTCGACGCCCTTTTCGCGCAGCGTCTTTTCGAACAGCTCGAAGCTCGTGTCCCTGGTGTAGAAGCCGTCCGGGAAGGGAACCTGGACGAATCCGGGATCGAGGTTCTTGATCCAGGTCTTGAGGGCGGGAATGCCGCCGGCCTGCTGGGAGCCGAGGGTGCGGCCGTGGAAGCCCCGTTCGAAGGAGACGATGACGATTTTCTGATCGCCGCCGATCTGGGCGCCTCGGGTCCGCGCGAGCTTGATCGTGCATTCGACGGCTTCGGAACCGGTGGACAGCAGGAAGCACTTGTCGATGCCGTCGGGCGCAACGTCGACCAGTTTTTTGACCAGTTTGGCCCGGGGCTCGTTGGGGAAGCAGTAGCTGGTGAGCAGGCCCTTGGCGGCCTGTTCGACGACGGCGTCGACGATGTCCTTGCGGCCGTGGCCGGCGTTGGTGATCAGGACGCCGGAGCTGAAGTCGATCCACTTGTTGCCCCAGCGGTCGAAGACGTAGAATCCCTCGCCGTGGTCCCAGACGATCGGCGGCTGGCCTTCCATGCAGTGCGGTTCGCAGGCGCGCAGCTGCTCCATGATGGGCAGCGATTCGGGAACGGGGATCGGGGTAAGGATCCGGCGGTGTTTGGTTTCGACCTTCTTGACCTGTCGGGGTTCGAGGGGGAATACCTTGGCCATGACATTTCTCCTGTGCAGTTCACCGAACCATCGCAGCCGCTGCATGAGGCAGGCTGATACTGACCATAAAGAACGGTAATCTACCAACGCGGGGCGGGGAGTGCAAGCGGTTTAAAGAAGTTTTGTCAGCGTCTTCCGGAACAGCAAGCGGCCAAACTCGGGCCAACGCTCATGCCGCCGCCGACTCCGGGTAAAGGACGACCGCGTGTGGCAGGATCTCCTGCTGAACAAACAGGTGGCTATCATCGGTCAGGGCTTCGACCGGATAGATGTGCGGCTCGATATCGAGGCCAAAGCCTCTTGAAGCCAGGAGCAGGTGAACGCCCAAATCGTGAGCCCTCCAGTAGCTGTAGTCACGAATGAAGAAGGCCAAGTCAAAGTCACTCGCCTCACCGCTAACACCCCGGGCGCGCGACCCGAACAGCAGGACTCGCTCGAAGCGGAACTGATCGAGGATTGAGTCGAGATACCGCCTAAGGCGTTTCATGTCGTCGTCAGTCGTTCGAGACACTGAAAGTATCTCCTTGTCTCAGCCAAGACTTGTGCGCTGTGTTCCTCATCCAATTCATGCAGGACTTCACCGATCTCGTCCGGGTACCGGGATTCAATGTAATATCGCTGAAGATGTCCGAAAAGGGCGTCCCGTTCCGCATCCTCGGGAAGCCCGACAATCTCGGCCAACCGGAGAAGGTTATGAGTGTACGGCGCGAGTTGCTCATTCTTGGCCAGATGGATGGCCTTGAGAAGTTTCTCGATCGCCTGCTGGCACAAGAACGCCACGTACAGGTACCTCCCGCCCAAATGCATGACCTGCGCCGCATTCGGGTCATAGGCTGCCCGTTCCACCCATTGCCTGACTTTCTGATGCAGATTCATCAGATCATCCTAGCCCGATAATGCATTAATTGTACGACATGACAGCGAGCATTTCAATGGCTCAGGCCCAGGTCTCGCATTCTTCGGAAGAGGGTGGTGCGGGAGATTTTGAGGGCGTCGGCGGTGGCTTGTCGGTTCCACCGGTGGCGATCCAGGGCGCGGAGGATGATCTGTTTTTCGGCGTCGGCGAGGGCGTCGGCGAAGGGAAGGTCCGCGGCCGGAGAGA
Protein-coding regions in this window:
- a CDS encoding prolyl oligopeptidase family serine peptidase, with translation MGTLVSGCVVPQPRGEGTRFLLREPQSKRAYYIYLPEGYTPSQVWPVVLSLHGMKPFDHAESQELEWESVADKYKMIVVAPDLANSDLLMEYPLKNVAKSSVQKDERIVVRILQDLIKRCSVDETKIFATSWSSGGYLLHYIVGNNPELFAGLCARGSCFSLEAMEKIPAAKIKKLEERQTPVMIYYGSNDIPVVRKESAEAVEWYKKRGIPVKVDVVRGGGHERVPDLAAAFFASHGGTAKAAETVEIVASYERGIAPFWVNFRAKLPDIDRRDYDKYRFAWYINGKLQGTEPTLFATLYKPDQYVVSLEVISPANRRFEAAKTVHVLPRQVATQ
- a CDS encoding HEPN domain-containing protein, with amino-acid sequence MNLHQKVRQWVERAAYDPNAAQVMHLGGRYLYVAFLCQQAIEKLLKAIHLAKNEQLAPYTHNLLRLAEIVGLPEDAERDALFGHLQRYYIESRYPDEIGEVLHELDEEHSAQVLAETRRYFQCLERLTTT
- a CDS encoding aspartate aminotransferase family protein → MAKVFPLEPRQVKKVETKHRRILTPIPVPESLPIMEQLRACEPHCMEGQPPIVWDHGEGFYVFDRWGNKWIDFSSGVLITNAGHGRKDIVDAVVEQAAKGLLTSYCFPNEPRAKLVKKLVDVAPDGIDKCFLLSTGSEAVECTIKLARTRGAQIGGDQKIVIVSFERGFHGRTLGSQQAGGIPALKTWIKNLDPGFVQVPFPDGFYTRDTSFELFEKTLREKGVDPDRVAGVIGETYQGGGADFAPPKYMQELRRWCDRHRAVMIADEVQAGFGRCGTFWGFERYGVLPDLICCGKGISSSLPISAVLGKTDIMNLYGPGSMTSTHTGNPICCAAALANIELILKERLVDNAAAVGEVLQSGVCELQGKYPKHIGAAHGRGLVAALQMVKSGTEQADPDAAWNIVRGCIERGVMFFAPVGFGGNSVKICPPLCITEEAVLEALRVIDESIADAIKG
- a CDS encoding nucleotidyltransferase domain-containing protein codes for the protein MSRTTDDDMKRLRRYLDSILDQFRFERVLLFGSRARGVSGEASDFDLAFFIRDYSYWRAHDLGVHLLLASRGFGLDIEPHIYPVEALTDDSHLFVQQEILPHAVVLYPESAAA